A region of the Bactrocera neohumeralis isolate Rockhampton unplaced genomic scaffold, APGP_CSIRO_Bneo_wtdbg2-racon-allhic-juicebox.fasta_v2 ctg49_3, whole genome shotgun sequence genome:
TTATCACTCTCCTGTTGTTCTTCTTCATAGATTTGACGTTCTTTCTCGAATAATTGCCGTTCTTCGGCCAATTTCGATTGCCAATAATCTTCGCAGTCTTCATAAGCACGTTGCATTTGTTCCAAACTGGCTTCTAACTCTTTGCAGCGCTCATCGGCTGGTATACCCTCACTGGATGTACCAGGTGTTTTCTGCTGTGCCTCAAGCTCTGCTATTTTCTGTTTGAGTGTGGAAATCTGCTCCAGGTAATCTTTCACATTATCTGTCGCGCTATTTGCGTGTGTTTCCGATTCGCGCAACTCTGAGTTGAGTGCCATCCACTCGCCGCTGGTGTCACTTGCCTCACTGCCGGTCGTATCGGTGCATTTCCGTAATTTACCCAATCGTGGGCTTTCTTCTGTGATATGTGTTTTACTTGGTGAGTCACCGCGTCGCTTCGTAGCAGTTAAATTAGCTGCTTGTTCCGCATCATCCAAAGCCACACTGCCAACATCTAACGTAGTAGATGAATTTGTGTTGCTTATAGATTTTTTGTTCTTCGATTTTGTTCGCAATAGTTCCAAATTCAAGCTTTCTATTTCGGCTACTAATTCATCAGTCTTATCTCTTAAGTTTTTATTATCTACTTGCAATTCGGATACCTTTTCTACtagccgtgcgacttcttcatcttcatccaCACGCTTGCCATTGCGATTCTCTCGAACATCCGTACTTGTGTCCCTATCTAAATCTGCCAATTGCAGATTTAGTTGCACATTCTTCTCAAGTAACTCTgtaatttgcttttgcatctTTTGGTGCTCACTTTCTAATTCACAATTTTCCTTTCGTACCAATTCCAATTCGGTTTTGTTTCTGATTTCCTCCTGCTCCAGCTGTTTGATGCGCGCTTCCAGACGCGTCGTGAAACTGCTCCAATTTTCACGATCATTTGCCATGCGCGTCGACAATTCTCGCACCAGTGTAGCATGCCGTTGTTCAAGCAATCGCACCTGCTTGAGGAAATGCGTATTAGCGATATTTCaacgtaaacaaatatttttaattttacctcTTTTTTTGAGGTATCCTCCAAGGATGCATGTCGCTCGTCAATTTCAGCTGCCAAGAGCGCCAATCGTTGATTTGCGTCCTTATTACTAGAATGTAGCTTTTTGTTCTCGTCATGCAATTGGCGTACGTTCTGACGCAGCGCTGTCATTTCCGACGCCTGCAACGCCATGTAGGCACGTACCAACGCCAGCTGTGTGTCATCATCCAAACCACGTAACTCCTCTTCCAAAACCTTGTTCAATTGCGCCACATTAACCTCGTCGTCATCGAAGCCGAGTGCTAGTAGTATACCTCTGCCATTCGCAATTTCCGCCCCTTCGAATATATCTAGTATTCTATGCACAGGCAATGTTTCAGGTTCCGTCAATGGTGGCGATTCTGTAAGTGATTGTATGATACTATATAGTTATTTATGTAATGAATTATTAAGCAATATATTTACCTAACGATTCCATGCTACTCGTCAGCACTTGTCTCGGTTGACGCTTGTCCCAAAGATCTGCTTTTTGAATACTCGAGCTTAAGGATTTAGAATTGATCTTATGCTGCATGCTTCGTTGCGTGGGCAATGAGGAGCAGCGCTTTAGTTTGCCACCACCATTTGTTGTGGGAGGGCGGCGTCTCCCTTTATTAGGAATGTCAGTTTGTGAAGAAGAACGCTGCACCTATAGATTTTGagaatatattatttcaatatgatatagatttaacattttttatgtacACTTACAGATGATAGGCAATTGTGTACATTTATTTCGCATGATCTATGATCATTGCTCTCAATATCATCGTCAGAATCTGTCAgcgatatattttttgttttatgtccGGTAGGTCGCGAGCGTCGACCATACTTTTTTGAGCCCATCACAAGTTTCGGAGAAACTTCTCGATCGGATACCGCATGATCGCTTTCCACAGGTTTAGTTCCTTCATTTGTGTCACATATGACTAGAGTTCGCTCtgtaataatatgtataatgtTAGCAATTTtaccaaatatttataattatttaataaatttgttataaCAAATACCTAGAATGTTTGCTAAAGCGTCTACACTCGTGTCATCATCGTAGATGTTAGTTTTCTTCTTGTAATAAAAGAGAGTACCCAtctctaaaactttttttgtactacTTATAACTTTTAGTTGTATTCATACGAACACTTGCACTTTTGATGGAATATGGAAACAAACTAAATATACTAGACACGCGTTTGCCTATTTATGATTTATCAGTCAGGTTTCACGCAGGTAAATTCAGACATTTTGCCTAAAATGCGCTATATAAATCGCGACTTACTTTGACAGAGGCTTAAATTCCAAGAAATAGAAGATGCAAAACAAGATAAACAAAGGGATGACAGCGCGGGCTATTGTCCTTTGTAATTCACATTATCAGCATAAGtgcatgcaaaatattttttagaaatattgaacCAAACGCGTGTTTTCAAAAACTGCTAGGTACTAACGCCTACCTACCTATAACCATAGCATGTTGTTTTTATCGCTATATTCATTGTTTTCATATGATTAGTGTTGATtacctaaaatatttgaaaatcagTGTCTGCAAATGACCATGCGTACATGCATAgatgcatacacatatacacacacatgtgtgcatTGTTTCATCAATACGGCAGCTTTCACTATTTAGATAATATGCAAAAATGGTTATTagattgataaaataaataactgcaCTTATCGTATTTTATCTCAAGGTGACTTCTGTGGGAGACATCGATGTTTGTGTTAGTGTTATGCCTATCATTATACATTTACCTTTAGTATCTGCCAAACAGCTACTGTTACTATTACTACTATTGATGATCGTCGCCGCTGAGATCACATCGCTACTGCGTTTGTATGTGTCACCTTTCTTGTATTGTTCTTTTGTATCCAACTCGAGTTCTGCACCGAGAAAGTTTAATAGTGCTTCTTTGAAGCAGTCAAAAGACACACCACCATTGCCAGATAAATCAGCAATAAGCACTGCTCCTTTGTCCTGAAGCTCCAGGAGGCCACACAAACGACGCAATGATTCTTCATCTAGTAAACCACATTGCTCTTTGTCACAACTTTGAAACATTTGgtataattttaattcatatGGGTCAGAAGAAAGCTCCATTGCATCACttgtttaaaagaaattttataaaagtgcaAAATATCTTTTACGTTAAAActaaaacagaaaattaataaaaaaatcttttcacttatattttgcACTAGTGAATGAATAGTATTGCCATttacaacatatgtacattactgATAAGTTATGATTGGTAATCTGATTACCAGTGGTAACCGgttgcttaaaataaaattttaattttcaattggattgtttttttgctcatataatttgttattttaatataagttGTAGTTTGGGTTAA
Encoded here:
- the LOC126767261 gene encoding blastoderm-specific protein 25D; this encodes MELSSDPYELKLYQMFQSCDKEQCGLLDEESLRRLCGLLELQDKGAVLIADLSGNGGVSFDCFKEALLNFLGAELELDTKEQYKKGDTYKRSSDVISAATIINSSNSNSSCLADTKERTLVICDTNEGTKPVESDHAVSDREVSPKLVMGSKKYGRRSRPTGHKTKNISLTDSDDDIESNDHRSCEINVHNCLSSVQRSSSQTDIPNKGRRRPPTTNGGGKLKRCSSLPTQRSMQHKINSKSLSSSIQKADLWDKRQPRQVLTSSMESLESPPLTEPETLPVHRILDIFEGAEIANGRGILLALGFDDDEVNVAQLNKVLEEELRGLDDDTQLALVRAYMALQASEMTALRQNVRQLHDENKKLHSSNKDANQRLALLAAEIDERHASLEDTSKKEVRLLEQRHATLVRELSTRMANDRENWSSFTTRLEARIKQLEQEEIRNKTELELVRKENCELESEHQKMQKQITELLEKNVQLNLQLADLDRDTSTDVRENRNGKRVDEDEEVARLVEKVSELQVDNKNLRDKTDELVAEIESLNLELLRTKSKNKKSISNTNSSTTLDVGSVALDDAEQAANLTATKRRGDSPSKTHITEESPRLGKLRKCTDTTGSEASDTSGEWMALNSELRESETHANSATDNVKDYLEQISTLKQKIAELEAQQKTPGTSSEGIPADERCKELEASLEQMQRAYEDCEDYWQSKLAEERQLFEKERQIYEEEQQESDKKFTELMEKVREYEEQFSRDGRLSPIEEKDALEQQYADLEAEANDLRETARKMFDEKCNEIENLQREIEDLRTRLGESVEILTGACELNNEAMAVSALHINPDKQSPASSPISYLWHQSTIQEPAKSYNSVFPPSPESPTRQANRNNLTTSETTIFSTTPVDTIAPIQKPPGSNSKQSESETDEVSSTASGKSSESHSPASTHSARQSQQQQLKKSPSTENSISSLGMKEELKRLKFFEISLREQVKNLSLQRDGLVMELQQLQEARPVLEKAYARTPHPSVIQRVNQLELRNRHLQNAIKQQQQQTESLMQRSWQQHQMELADLHNRIETQGSMLAEQVQRLQNADLLVKDLYVENAHLAATVQRLEQHRARMNMMHQQRQGLNGLPGMP